The genomic segment AATAGCTAATGGCCATTAGTGGGTAGAATACAACATAAACAACAAAGTCACAAGGTGCCAAGTAACCTTTCAAACACTTCACTTCCCTAcgtcaacaacaacacaaatctTCTCGCAGTACTTACAGAGTACACAAGACTCACTTATCAATTTCTTAATTCTTCTCTTAAGAATGGACGCAGACAACACCATCTGTCTAATTATATTTCTTTGTGTTCTTCTATGTATCACACACATACAACAACTGTACAAGGGGGTTTGGAATAAGAGAACACATGAGTATGGTTGACTATGCTACCAGCCTACAGCTGGTGGGTCTGCAGCAAGCATCAAAGAGAGGTACATGAGATGAAGTGAGCGGGCAACGGTTGGTTTTGTATGAGGCAGTGTGACGGGGTTGAACTGTGAATCTTGGAGCGGTGACAGTGACACGTGGCCAAGCTTACCATCTGTGTGTTGGTTGTCATTAGCTGGGACGAGGACAAGAGAAGCATAAAGAAAAGGCAACACAAAGGTAAGAGGAGAGGAAAACGAGagccagaaaaagaaaataatgacaacTAAACAACAGTCTGCTGActggagagaaaaaataaagaaactgatgcaaagaaaaataataaagaagcTGAGAAAGTTTTAGGACAGTAACACCAGCCAAGAATGAAAGGAGGCAGACTGATGATGGCGACATTTGAGGAGACAGTCTAAAATGCTCTCTGATATCTAACACCCATCTGGCACTATTGTACAGTAGATTAGCACCTGGACATTGCACCTTGAAAAAACTAAGATTAAACTATTATAATTCGACAAGAGGTTCAAGCTGATTGTGGCTTGTTGTATGAATTTATATTTCGTGTTATTATTTCCTTACCTGGGcctattttttcccctttttcttattttattttattttttttttgtcagtcgtTTTGGCAATCTCAACTGTGACCTAAAACAGACTAAGCAAGAGTGCTGTTGTGGACGACATCGGTGCTACCTGTCCGTTGCTGGTGAAGGTGGTGTTGTCAAACAGGAAGTAAGCCCCAAAGAACATCACAATGGCATCATATACACCTAAGACAGTCCAGTATATGAAGGTGGGCCACCGCAGTAACGAGTTCTTGGCAATGTCTCTGTGGAGATAAAGATAAACCATGATGTTGAGCAACAACACATCTAGCAATCAATACTTCATTAGTCTCCAGTGATCAGGATGTTATCAAATCATttgagagagttttttttttttttttcaatttagcaAATAAAtagagattttttattttttttaaccatatttTCATGTCATCTAGTCTACTGTATTCTGCCCAACAGGCACTTAGGAGCAATTTtccagtgggaggaaaaagtatgcgAACCCTTTGTAATATCTTAAAATTCTGCATGCGTTGGTcatcaaatgtagtctgatcttcatccaaaacacatttaaacaaagcGAGTCtgtttaaactaataccacacaaacaattgtatgttttttttttaaaataatgtaaacattcacaggacagggaggaaaaagtaaaggTAATTACCTTTTGAGGGGTCAGCACAACTAAAATATTACACATGTGCACAACCaggaaattttttttgtcaagttgtggtgtgaaactgtggACCAGGATGAGTGAGGAATTAAAGCAATGTCCAAACATAAACCTCTTTAAAAGAATGTATAAAAATAGGTTGCAAATAGGGTAGGGGGAAAGGGAGGACAGATGCACAATATGTATATGAATAATTGTGTGTGTACATAGGGATGTAGGTGCAAGTGTTTATAAGTGAtactgcattttttgggggcggtATATATGCATTGTTTGTATGttgtgtagcggacatgctctcGCCAGATGGCACCATGACCACCGACCTCGGACTGCATTCCCTGTCTTCGCTCCACCGCCGAGACAGACAGCCACGGGGATGCCTGATTTATCTCACATGgatgctaaatgaattaccagacAGTCCGAAGGAGCTCATCCAAACGGAGACTAGGAATCCTGACTCCTCACCCGACTCCAATCAATGAGCAGCTACCCCAGAAACCTGGACTCCCACGCATGCCAAGATAAAAGCCACAGGGCCATTTGATCCTTTTGTCTGGGTGGAGCATGAGTGACACCCAGAGGCGGTGGAGAGCTACTGCAACTCCGGGGAACGAATCACAATCTTCACCGAATTTGAATGTTGCATGATATTTTAAGGACTTTGCATGAACGCTCCCAATTTTACCATCACAACAGTGCCactatttctgcaaatttgaatgtctgatgtcaaatctgtttgtcaactgaaccagatgagaCAACACAATgctacattgcaaatattacagtgttctcaacaactgcgtacaattgaaacattcattacagggattaaagaggatgtgtgtgtgacaatgcaaagctggaaactggtcttgttatcttaaatccaataagtaatattttatcctactggttttaaaccacaaaacaaTAGGATGGAAAACTAACATTAAGAGGCGATCTAGCTCCACTTTTGGCcccggggggtggggggaaccacccccttttttttggaTGGGTATAAAGCTTGGAGTCCCCACTTTGTTGCCAAAGACTGGCCCCACCTCTCAGACCCTTCCCTGCCGCAGGGCACCCTGCCAGTGCCCtagctacccttttgggtgtCTGGGCAAGCTCCATTGGGAAGGAAAAGGGCGGCGGACATCTGCTCCGAGTGTCTTGCGAACAGCGACACCCGGGCTTCGGCCGCCCTGCCTTGGAACTCTTTtccttgctttttctttttccttcctccctttttctgccaaatccacctgttccccgtgcggACCGGACCGGCTAAACATTCGGGAGATCTACCAGCCTGCataaattgtgttccacgcgcgtaagtccaacttgcggtctactaaaagtacagattggtgcatatttgtgtttaaattaacgagaacaggaatccccagcttTATGCATTGTCATCCCATGCTCATTTCCACCCTCACATTACAAGTcagtctcctttgccaatgtttgtctgtcctttgttttgcttttctctgcattgctcccctgtagattcccctgttagatctcattaaattttctataaaaatccactacctgtatcagttgtgtgtgtttgggttcgacaaaagacctctggttatcgagaactcttatctaattcctgtaacaaccttcagattatgagacatagaggtttttcgtcactttgtcctgacgttttatacatctaaaaagaaacgtggtgccccttttcgagataaaataattttattttaacgctTAAACTTAAAATGAAGCTAAACCGGAGGTAACCCAGGCGTCTGTTCGGGCTTATTATTTTCTCCTCAATTAATAACGTTTTCATCCAAACCAATATGCGCTACAGtcgtatgtactgtatttggcaCTTCTCCACACTTCTTGATGGATAATGTAGGTTAGGTAATGGTCAAGGGGTAGGATCTAAATAAGTTGAATTTCTTCCCGCTCCTTTTCAGGCTAGCAGTATATGGTGTtgcaggatatatatatatatatatatatatatatatatatatatatatatatatatatatatatatatatatatatatatatatatatatatatatatatatataaagtcctgatctcaacccgattgagatgctgtggcatgacatCAGGAGACCTATTCACACCAGGCATCCTAGGAatcttttcaataaaaaatatgaaaacatataattgttCGTGTGCTATTCGTTTAAGTAGACTCTTTTTgaattcttgtgatttagatgaagatcagactacatttgatgaccaatttatgctgAAATTTATGATATTCCAAAGGGTTTGCATACTTTTCCTCCCATTGTATGTCAGaaatatttggacaattttttgggACAAATTTCCCCAATGTTTAAACACAATGGATTTCAAGTACAACAACCCAGGTGAAATTGAAAAGTCgactttaatttaatttcattcaaCCTAAATATGTTAGTCGCCATTTACAAACTGTTTTATGCACAGTACGTTCACTTAGTTAAGTGAcatttttgctctttttatttaattatggtGGTGTATCCAGGCAAAATAATACATCTATGTCACTACCCAATCATTCCTGGACCTACAGGTAACTGTATCTTTTGCTGGATAAGTGTTTTTTGGAGGTGTTGCTTTAACAGTGTGTTGTAGTCTCAGAAAATGCCCATGTCAGATGACCACGGTCTTCATTGACCCTGCTGACTATTCTGGATGCAAAGAAGAAAGTCAACTATCACGAGCCCTAACCTGTACAGAGATGGATCCTTCTTCAGGATGTCCATGTTGATGTGCTGCTCGATGAGACTGTAGAGCAGAATGGGCAGCGAAGTGAAGCTGATGTTGTACAGAGTCAAGTAGGCTGTATCATACAGTGGCTGAGGATGAGGAGAGACAATGATACATTACATCTGTTGTGGTGACTTTGTGTACTttgctgtgtgtatgtgcgtgtctTTACCTGTTGTGAGAAACCACAGAAGAACTGGTATAGGAACTGCGGAAAGATGAAACAGACATTCTGCGGGAAGAGAAGCATAAGCACGGTCAGTCTATTGTACTTTGCATGAAAACAACAATCAATCCACACTAGACAGTACCTTGTAAAAGAAGTACTGAACAAGTTCAGATATGCGTATGTAGTAATAGTGTCCATGGACAAGGAGAATCTTCTTGAGGTGTTTGAATTTCGGGATGGCATAGTCACTGTTCCTCACAGCCTGACGTCCCTCTTTACCCATGATACCTGAAGGAGAAGGCCAGTTATGTTGTCATTGAAATGTTCCTCAGCCTGAAATGCTTGCAAGTGTAAAGTGTTAAAAGATGTGCTAACCTATGCCAACGTGGGCTTCGAGGATCATGCTAACATCATTGGCGCCATCTCCAACGGCTAGTGTGATGGGATGCTCCTTGGAGGCCTTGATCAGTTTCACAATCTAGAAAGGTCCAAGATCCAAGTAATGTGACGTGATGAGTGAACACCAGTACTCCTtgctttcccattttataacaTGAACTCATCAAATTCAGGGGAAGACGTTGCGTTTGTACCTGCGCTTTCTGAAGAGGTGCCATTCGACAGCAGAGTACGGCACTGCAGTTACGGCAAATTTCTAGAAAGATCTCTTTGTAGTTCCCTGAGTTGGAGTCCTCCTGGCCTGGCTTCATCACCGTTGAGAGGGTGGCACCATCGATGATGAGGCCATAGTCCATGTAGTCACCTGATAAACTGCAGTCACAAGACCTACAAGATCACACTTTGTGGACTAACAGTGCTGATGTTAAAAAATCATTTCTGATGGACAATAACTTTCAGCTGCAATCCCCAGAAAGCTGCTGATATCtttgaaaacattcaaacacaccCAGAAATATCCCTGGTCATGCCACCGTGTTGCCTGAGGACCGTTCTGCTCAGATCAAACAGGACATCATGAAGGCTCTGTTCCTCTGTCCGCTTGGTAGTCAGCTCCAGGATTTGCGTGTTGCGGTGGAAAAGTTTGCTGGCGTAGCAAGTGGCAGATGCCGTCTCCATCTTGTCACCGGTCAGCACCCATACTTTCATACCAGCCTTGTGCAGAGACTCAATGGTGTCTGCTGCTTTTTCTTGCAGTCTGTAATGGTCAAGTTCAAGGAAAGGTCGAGGAAATAGTAAGGAACCCATCATTTGCAGCAGCTATAGAACCACAATTGTGACTAAACACCAAAGGTTCAAACGCCTGACTATTTTCTCCCTGCTTCACTCTCTACATAGCACAAGTTGACCGGCAATGCCTTCCAAGCTAACAATGTCTTGGAATGAATTACCACTTGCATAATTCAGAAAACTGCAAGTCGGGAAAGAAGTTGTTACGGTGCACGTATAAAATCCATAGCTGATGCTGTGGGATGTTGGAAGAGAGGCCAagaataccatccatccatccatccatccattttctaccacctATCCAGTTTAACGTTACAAATGAGCTGAAGCTTATCTCAGCTAACTTTGAGCAATCGGCGGTGTACGCTCTGGACTGGTTCTCAGTagatcacagggcacatatagacgggggctgcagctattgaatatttttagaatagatTATTCAATCACTTTGGATAAAAAGTGAGTTGGCATTAAAGTATactgcaaaattatttttatcccgATTACGGTTTATTAAATGATTATTGTTGTTCATTCCGTATTGCTTAATGGTtaaacaagacaaaataaacaattaagcaatatcacatGAGAGGGAGTGAAGTGTATTTGAAAAAgcgctacttcttgggtactgattaatgctaAGGGCTACTGGTTTGATACAGattcaggttcaactacatgtCAATTACAAGTTATTCATACTCGGgctgcaaataaagattatttccATAATAGATTGAACtgactattattttttcataaattgatTATCACTCAGTTGTTCcttaacatgtcagaaaataggggaAACTGTTGATAGCTGATTTCCAAAGTAAAActaagatgtttgcaaatgtctaatttcgattaaacacaaaatataagaCAGAAAGAGAATATTTACAGTTGAGATGCTAAAATTAGAGGATTGGGACCATTTTTAGCTAAATAAtggctctaaacgattaattgattatcaaaacagttgtcaattaatttgataactGGGTAGTCGTCgtcggcacggtgcacgactggttagcacatctgcctcgaaCTTAtggggaccggagttcaaatcccggccccgcctgtgtggagtttgcatgttctccctgtgcctgtgagggttttctccgggcactgcggtttcctaccacatccccaaaacatgcgtggtaggtcgattgaaaactctaaattgcccgtaggtgtgaatgtgagtgcgaatggttgtttgtttctatgtgccctgcccgcccggagatagctgggataggctccagcagcccgcgaccctagtgaggatacgcggtaaagaaaatggatggatgaatggatgattagTCGTTGATTAATTGATTCACTGCTGCACCGCTAAtaaagacaaacagccattcacactcactatgggcaatttaggaGTCTTTAAGTTAAGATAGCCCACATGCCTTTGGAACGGGTAATGAAGCCTGAGTACCTGTAGAAAACTCacccaagcacagggagaacatgtaaacaccACACAGAAAGTGCTAAATCGAGATCACCAGTACTACATACCAAATGATTTAGGAACAGATCAAATATGCTCATGCTGTCAGCTACCTGTCTTCCACAGCAGTGGCTCCCAGCAGGATGAGGTCTTTCTCAATAATGTCGTAAGCCTCTGCCAGCCGTTTGTCCCTGTCCTGTAGTGCCAACTTGGCTCCACTTAAGAGCAGGCAGACCTCCTGGTACTGTGCTGGACTGAGAGGCCGATATGCCACACAGAGTGTCCTAAGACCCTCCTGGGGAGAGATTCAGTTGAGGTAAGCTAAATACAGAAGAGAAATGCAGTGCATTATGTCTTTGTATGTGTTTGAGTGTGAGCTCTCACCACTGCATTGTGCTCAACCCGAGCTCTGACTTGATCCACCTTGCCTGATATGACCCTTGGGAAGATGGACGAGTCTGCTCCTTTGCAGAAAAGGTACAGCTCACCTTCACACATgggcacataaacaaagaagaagaaatatataATAGAGACATCTCATGAGTAACCCCAACTTAATATCCATATTACCAGTGCTGGCCCTAACAATGACGCTCATCCGCCGTCTGACTGAATCAAAGGTTAGAACTTCCAGGAGTTCAAACCtgatggggagaaaaaaacaacagtgtgGCTGCACTGCATCCAATTAACCACTTAATAAACACAGACTAACAATCTTCTGCAGCAGAGGGGTTGATAGATAAAAACTGTTTCAAAAGGGGACACTAACCTCTCAATTTTCTCCTCTCTGTTCAATATCTCCATGTGACTGTCCTTGAGTCTGAGATATGTGAAGCCAAGCCTTCAGCACaacacaaaatattacaacaaatatATTGTATAATACAAGTCTTTATGCAAGGCTGCataatatttacgaccaaagtATTCatttgtgcgtgtatgtgtcAGGCACCTCTTCATGCCCTCCACAAGCGCCACCTCGTCCGGGGATGAAGAAATGTAGAAGGAAGTGGACTTGCCATGGTGGATGCCCAGCTTGATGCCGTCCACCGTGTCCTCCTCTTTCACTTGCACAGTGTGGCATAAACACAGCGCGCGGAAAAACAGCTCCTCGCGCTCCTGTTGTTTTGACGGCCAACACAGCTACTCTCATGTACTTACAGacaagtactgtacataaagaCACTCAATATGGGATGTGGCCTCACTCACCCTGGCCTCAGGACCTGGTGATGTGTCAATCATGTCCATACTATCTGCACCAGGCATCACctagaaatatgaaataatgagAGGACAGAACAtaaatcgggggggggggagcatgcTGAAATATATTTCACCTTTGGTTTGATGAAAAAGCataatatgttttattattacctGTCCATTACAGATCGCTTGGGCTACATAAACGTGTCCATCCACACAGCACTCAATGAACTCCATGTTGTTCTCTGTCAGCGTCCCCGTCTTATCAGTAAATACATACTCCACCTAGAGAGAATAATAAGACTAAATGTACAGAGCATGCCATCTGGAGAAATGTTTTCACACAGAGGAAGACAGTGGggaacctgtcccagctcttCATTCAGGTCTGATGTGTTGACCACTGCTCTCTCCCCAAGCTCATGGTCAAACATCTCATCATCCCACATAATGAAATAGGAGCCCAGAAACTTCTGCATCTCCACAGTGACATACATGGAAACGGGGATAATGTAGTTAAATAGGACCATAAAGGCCAGGAAGTCTGTGAAGGCCCTGATCACCTGTGGAAGCAAGAGTAGACTGTGAGAGGCTCCAAAAGGAATAAcactttaaaaaatgataataataaccaCCAGAGTGACTTGCTGCAATTAACAGACTCACAATGTGCCTCTGCCTCTCTGCCTCAGTTCTCTGATCATACCAGGGCTCGTCTCTGATAGGGTCAGCTTGCCACGCATATTTCAGCACCGTGTTGATAAAGGCCTTGCTCATTAGAATGCATAGGTAGACCACCAAATAGGCGTTCATTGACctgccaataaaaaaaagctgttgAGAAGCACCCATACAAATCCTCTTTGCACAAAATCTGTCTAGATATtaagtcaatcaatcaaactttatttatataacaGTTTTCATACATGCAATGCAACCCAAATTGTTCCCAAGCCAGTGTAACCATTATCCACCCACAGGCCGTACAGCGGACCAACGAATGGTCCATGAATGATTAGAAACCAGGAGCCAGGTACTTGAGCGGTTAGCACATCAGTCTCACATTtatgaggtctggggttcaaatccgggctctggccttcttgtgtggaatttgcatgtccttcccgtgcttgtgtgggttttttacggttttctcccacattccaaaacatgcttcATAGGTTAATTATACTCAAAATgttccttaggtgtgaatgtgagtgttaaaggtcccatatttggctatttagacctccatagagtgactctctaacatagaCTCAGTATAAAAgagtcaatttcatttaacaaaaaaagaaaagaaaaaaaatacaccttggttttgttatacgagtgtccagaaaaggcccctctgactgctacttctgtttgacacagttttgtatccgctatGTCCATATTTTGCGAAGACCGACCCGTTTCCTCTGactggttgcctctgtgtagaagacccacttgtgagagcacacatgtttgttatgttgacagcgctggcttgaGAGCGGAGAGCTAGGCGGAGagcttcgctagtgatgtagataagctcgagaaattcgaatgacccgATTTCAGAACTATTTtcaaaacgtctggaactcaggaatgcgtggacgattttaattcatagttcacatgtttactgaggcgcCATAGAGCCAGTATTATGTCCCAAATACTGGAAAacgttggtttggtaaaatatgccagctttaatggttgtttgtcaatatgtgccctgcgattggctggcaaccagtccagagtgtatccTGCCCCTCACAAAATCACCTGGGAtctgctccagctcacccttttGAGGACAAccggaatagaaaatggatggatgaaggtaTGATGAATGCAGATCATTCTACTAACGATCAAGCAAGGAGTTAAGAAatctagtagtagtagtagtaactaGTCTACAGGTTtaagaaatggatggaaaacataCTTTTCTACTGCAGAGCGTTTCTGACACTTGGACTGGTAGTTGAGAGCCATCTTTGTCTCCATCCCAGTATAGATGGCAACTGCTACAATAAGAGAGCAACATAAATATTCGTTCGATTAGAATCTCCTCTTCAGGGATCATTGACAAACAACATTGCCACTATGATCCTAAAtccttctgttttattttaccgTAAATGTACCCCGTGTTCTTCAGTGTGGCGCCTCTGAGAAGCACGTTCTCTGATCCCAATGGCCTGTGAACAACATTGTCAGTAGTAGCATTTTCAAGAACACCGGGACCTTAATATACAGGGAAAAActcactatatactgtataatatctGTTGCAGATTAACATTGACTACAAAACGTGACAGACACCAATCTACCCTGTATGTGAAGGGTAGACAAGATAATATTACCTCGCCACTGGCTCATTGTTCATGTAAATGTTGATGCGACCAATAAAcctattagaaaaaaaaagaaatacaggaaGAAACATGTTGAGAAAATGTATTCTATAAGAGTATAGAAAGAGTATATTCTATATGGCTGGCGTATGCAGGAGCATGTTTCACTGACTTGTACAGGTCTGGCTGTGGTTGTTCACATTCGATGGTCGCGTGGATTGAATCCACTTCCTTCTCGACGTTGTAAGCTTTGGTGTCCTGCACTGCATAATATGTCTGAGGGTGGAGGAAAAACATAGACAAACTCTGAATGGAGACAGGCGAGTTGTTTCAAGTAACAGTCCAGAATAAGAATAAATGCTCACGCACCTTGTGACTGCTCTCACCATCCAGACTGGCTGTGGTGACATAGCAGGTCCCATCATCTCGGGACGAGGACAACAGGATGAGATCGCAGGGAAATGTTTCATCTTCCTTCACAAAGACTATGTCTCCCACCTGGGGCAAATTGAGTAAAGCGCTAACTACCTAACGCTCATCCATTCGCCATGTAAGTGTGTAAGTGCATTTGGTACGGCCCAAAccctgacacacacatacaggtgtgtcagagtttaaaaaaaaataaaacataaaaaagtaGTTATAACATTTTTATCATGAAATAAAACCCAATAGCTTGTATAAGAAACATTTGGAATAACATACAAATGACTAATAAGTACAATCTCTTATGAGCTCCCAGTTGTCTTGTTTCTATACTTTAGTACAGAGGTCTTTGTTATAATCAATTTCTTGGCATGCTTCTCTTGTAAATTTGCACGTCATCAACAGTGGATGCTTTATTTAAAATCCAGTTTATCTTTGACACCATCCCAGAAGAAGAAATCCACTGGGGTGAGAGGTCTGGTGATCGTAATGGCCATTCAACTGGCTCTTGTCAATCTATACCTCTATGAGGTAATTCATTGTAtggggtaataataataaagaactTGGTATAACTCTTAACaactatacatacagtactccccccccccccccctccttgtgtATGACTCAGAGGGTGAAGCCTTGCTTTGATATGAGGCAATAGAACACGTCGTCCAGGGTAAGAGTGATTGATttggacacacacatgcacacaaacacacccgcAACTTGTGACTCTGCTTGCGGATCACTTTGCCCTGTTGCAGCACATGGACAGGACTCTGGTTGACGGCGTTGTCGGCTTTGTGTCTCAGCCAGTCCTCGTAACCCTGAGAAACAGAGAGCGTCTCATGGCAGATGGCGACATTGGACATGACATGACATCCGACCTTTGGCTCTCACCTGTTTGATTGCCGTAACTGTGATGACAAAGAAGAGTGGGAGTCCACTGGTGACTGGACTGGTAGGTGTGTCAATGATCAGCTGAAGAGAGTAAGAGACACAATGGAAAGACAATTTTCGGCTTTGAAACAGGGCACAATGGTGACATTAGCCCATTCCCAGCAAGCAGCGCTATTTTGTTCTGTTCCATACAgtacacatttttcacaatttcaaaagGTACAAAAAGAACTGATCCAAATCAATACAACATTATGGAACCCTTGCAATGGAGTGCCAACCTGAATGGTACAGTGGCTAAAGGACCAAAATGGTGGTGCTAGACACACTGGACGATTGGTTTGGTCAACAGAGAATCATCACTTCCGGGTTATGATGGGAATGGAATGGGAAGAacacaaaaagcacattttatcAAACAAAGCTTGACTTTTTCATGCAATAGCAGCCACATGCCGAGaagaaaaaacatcaaatgatgGGTGACCTTGATTGTCATCCATTGTTTACTTTGTAGTACTTCTGACCTGTTTATGTCATTGGCAATATTACATACTTGAAGTGTCACACAAGTTTGATGTCAGACTATTTACACAGAAGCAGCAATCGCCATcacacctatatatatatatatatatatatatatatatatatatatatatttatatatatatgtttcaaACTGTACCATGGCGAGCTGAAATACTCTTTAATAAAactataaataacaataacttTATTGTTGCGTTTTACCTGAACCAGAAATATGATGAGAAAGTAGAAGTTGGCCACTCTCCTGAATTGCTCAAACATATTCTTGGGGATGAAGTTCCAAAATGTGTACTGGGAACACAAAACAGTA from the Phycodurus eques isolate BA_2022a chromosome 1, UOR_Pequ_1.1, whole genome shotgun sequence genome contains:
- the atp11a gene encoding phospholipid-transporting ATPase IH isoform X1, which encodes MGLELSTLRTFISRYCVGEENWVDSRTVYIGHKEPPPGAEAFIQQRFPDNRIVSSKYTFWNFIPKNMFEQFRRVANFYFLIIFLVQLIIDTPTSPVTSGLPLFFVITVTAIKQGYEDWLRHKADNAVNQSPVHVLQQGKVIRKQSHKLRVGDIVFVKEDETFPCDLILLSSSRDDGTCYVTTASLDGESSHKTYYAVQDTKAYNVEKEVDSIHATIECEQPQPDLYKFIGRINIYMNNEPVARPLGSENVLLRGATLKNTGYIYAVAIYTGMETKMALNYQSKCQKRSAVEKSMNAYLVVYLCILMSKAFINTVLKYAWQADPIRDEPWYDQRTEAERQRHIVIRAFTDFLAFMVLFNYIIPVSMYVTVEMQKFLGSYFIMWDDEMFDHELGERAVVNTSDLNEELGQVEYVFTDKTGTLTENNMEFIECCVDGHVYVAQAICNGQVMPGADSMDMIDTSPGPEAREREELFFRALCLCHTVQVKEEDTVDGIKLGIHHGKSTSFYISSSPDEVALVEGMKRLGFTYLRLKDSHMEILNREEKIERFELLEVLTFDSVRRRMSVIVRASTGELYLFCKGADSSIFPRVISGKVDQVRARVEHNAVEGLRTLCVAYRPLSPAQYQEVCLLLSGAKLALQDRDKRLAEAYDIIEKDLILLGATAVEDRLQEKAADTIESLHKAGMKVWVLTGDKMETASATCYASKLFHRNTQILELTTKRTEEQSLHDVLFDLSRTVLRQHGGMTRDISGLSGDYMDYGLIIDGATLSTVMKPGQEDSNSGNYKEIFLEICRNCSAVLCCRMAPLQKAQIVKLIKASKEHPITLAVGDGANDVSMILEAHVGIGIMGKEGRQAVRNSDYAIPKFKHLKKILLVHGHYYYIRISELVQYFFYKNVCFIFPQFLYQFFCGFSQQPLYDTAYLTLYNISFTSLPILLYSLIEQHINMDILKKDPSLYRDIAKNSLLRWPTFIYWTVLGVYDAIVMFFGAYFLFDNTTFTSNGQLMTTNTQMMFGNWTFGTLVFTVLVFTVTFKLALDTHYWTWINHFVIWGSLIFFMVFSLLWGGIIWPFLNYQRMYYVFMQMLSSGPAWLSIALLMTASLLPDVLKKVIWRTLWPTTTERIQNADKLYKGQLSEFTPLSSIHAAPKAGSRRRGSGNHRNTPNPTRSEPFTKKAMLTCWQRPQDYRTFAPLLGFTDVNRTSRQGHTYSGAGPETSV
- the atp11a gene encoding phospholipid-transporting ATPase IH isoform X4; the encoded protein is MGLELSTLRTFISRYCVGEENWVDSRTVYIGHKEPPPGAEAFIQQRFPDNRIVSSKYTFWNFIPKNMFEQFRRVANFYFLIIFLVQLIIDTPTSPVTSGLPLFFVITVTAIKQGYEDWLRHKADNAVNQSPVHVLQQGKVIRKQSHKLRVGDIVFVKEDETFPCDLILLSSSRDDGTCYVTTASLDGESSHKTYYAVQDTKAYNVEKEVDSIHATIECEQPQPDLYKFIGRINIYMNNEPVARPLGSENVLLRGATLKNTGYIYAVAIYTGMETKMALNYQSKCQKRSAVEKSMNAYLVVYLCILMSKAFINTVLKYAWQADPIRDEPWYDQRTEAERQRHIVIRAFTDFLAFMVLFNYIIPVSMYVTVEMQKFLGSYFIMWDDEMFDHELGERAVVNTSDLNEELGQVEYVFTDKTGTLTENNMEFIECCVDGHVYVAQAICNGQVMPGADSMDMIDTSPGPEAREREELFFRALCLCHTVQVKEEDTVDGIKLGIHHGKSTSFYISSSPDEVALVEGMKRLGFTYLRLKDSHMEILNREEKIERFELLEVLTFDSVRRRMSVIVRASTGELYLFCKGADSSIFPRVISGKVDQVRARVEHNAVEGLRTLCVAYRPLSPAQYQEVCLLLSGAKLALQDRDKRLAEAYDIIEKDLILLGATAVEDRLQEKAADTIESLHKAGMKVWVLTGDKMETASATCYASKLFHRNTQILELTTKRTEEQSLHDVLFDLSRTVLRQHGGMTRDISGLSGDYMDYGLIIDGATLSTVMKPGQEDSNSGNYKEIFLEICRNCSAVLCCRMAPLQKAQIVKLIKASKEHPITLAVGDGANDVSMILEAHVGIGIMGKEGRQAVRNSDYAIPKFKHLKKILLVHGHYYYIRISELVQYFFYKNVCFIFPQFLYQFFCGFSQQPLYDTAYLTLYNISFTSLPILLYSLIEQHINMDILKKDPSLYRDIAKNSLLRWPTFIYWTVLGVYDAIVMFFGAYFLFDNTTFTSNGQLMTTNTQMMFGNWTFGTLVFTVLVFTVTFKLALDTHYWTWINHFVIWGSLIFFMVFSLLWGGIIWPFLNYQRMYYVFMQMLSSGPAWLSIALLMTASLLPDVLKKVIWRTLWPTTTERIQNADKLYKGQLSEFTPLSSIHAAPKAGSRRRGSGNHRNTPNPTRC